Proteins from a genomic interval of Clostridium scatologenes:
- the rpsH gene encoding 30S ribosomal protein S8, with the protein MVMTDPIADLLTRIRNANIVRHEIVEVPSSNIKKDILNIMLQEGYIKNVEEYTDGSVNMLRLAMKYGQSKERVITGLKRISKPGLRVYCRKEEIPKVLNGLGIAVISTSKGIVTDREATKLGVGGEVLCYIW; encoded by the coding sequence ATGGTAATGACTGATCCTATCGCAGATTTACTTACACGTATAAGAAACGCAAATATAGTTAGACATGAAATAGTAGAAGTACCTTCTTCTAACATAAAGAAGGATATTTTAAATATAATGCTTCAAGAAGGATATATAAAGAACGTAGAGGAATATACAGATGGTTCTGTTAATATGTTAAGACTTGCAATGAAATATGGTCAAAGTAAAGAAAGAGTTATAACTGGTCTTAAGAGAATATCTAAACCAGGACTAAGAGTTTATTGCAGAAAAGAAGAAATACCAAAAGTTTTGAATGGCTTAGGAATAGCTGTAATATCAACTTCAAAAGGAATTGTTACAGATAGAGAAGCAACAAAACTTGGAGTAGGCGGAGAAGTTCTTTGCTACATATGGTAA
- the rplF gene encoding 50S ribosomal protein L6 yields MSRIGKLPVAIPSGATVTVTPDNVVTAKGPKGQLVRAMSKDVNIVVEDNHVVVTRDNDVKQVRALHGLTRALINNMVIGVTEGYAKTLELVGVGYRAQLQGKKLVMNLGYSHPVEIEPVEGVVFETPAATKVIVRGIDKELVGAVAADIRTWRKPEPYKGKGIKYENEVIRRKEGKTGKK; encoded by the coding sequence ATGTCAAGAATAGGAAAGCTCCCAGTAGCTATACCAAGTGGCGCAACTGTCACAGTAACACCAGACAACGTTGTTACTGCTAAGGGACCAAAAGGCCAGCTTGTTAGAGCAATGAGCAAAGATGTAAATATAGTTGTTGAAGACAATCATGTAGTAGTTACAAGAGATAACGATGTAAAACAAGTAAGAGCACTTCACGGATTAACAAGAGCACTAATAAATAACATGGTTATCGGAGTAACTGAAGGTTATGCAAAAACACTAGAATTAGTAGGTGTTGGTTACAGAGCTCAGTTACAAGGTAAAAAATTAGTAATGAATCTTGGATATTCACATCCAGTTGAAATAGAACCAGTTGAGGGCGTAGTATTTGAAACACCTGCTGCTACTAAAGTTATTGTTAGAGGTATTGATAAGGAATTAGTTGGTGCCGTTGCAGCAGATATAAGAACTTGGAGAAAACCTGAACCTTACAAGGGAAAAGGTATCAAATACGAAAATGAAGTTATAAGACGTAAAGAAGGTAAGACTGGTAAGAAATAA
- the rplR gene encoding 50S ribosomal protein L18 produces MFNKDDRKKARVRRHLRVRKKIFGTTERPRFAVYRSEKNIYAQIIDDINGKTLVSASTLDKDFEGIGSNKESAKKVGEIIAKRAIEHGIKEVVFDRGGYVYHGRVQNLAEGAREAGLQF; encoded by the coding sequence ATGTTCAATAAAGACGACAGAAAAAAAGCTAGAGTAAGACGTCATCTTAGAGTTCGTAAGAAAATTTTTGGAACAACTGAAAGACCTAGATTTGCAGTATATAGAAGTGAAAAAAATATATATGCTCAAATAATAGATGATATAAATGGAAAAACTTTAGTTTCTGCTTCAACTTTGGATAAAGATTTCGAAGGCATAGGCAGTAATAAAGAATCAGCTAAAAAAGTTGGTGAAATAATAGCTAAGAGAGCTATTGAACATGGAATAAAAGAAGTAGTTTTTGATAGAGGCGGATACGTATATCACGGAAGAGTACAGAATCTTGCAGAAGGTGCAAGAGAGGCTGGCTTACAATTCTAA
- the rpsE gene encoding 30S ribosomal protein S5: MRIDPSTLNLKEKVVFINRVAKVVKGGRNFRFSALVVVGDENGHVGVGTGKSIEIPEAIRKGIEDAKKNLVEVAIVGTTVPHDIQGEFGTGRVLIMTASEGTGVIAGGPARAVLELAGLKDVRAKSLGSNNPRNMVNATINGLSRLRTVEHVANLRGKSVEEILG; encoded by the coding sequence ATGAGAATCGATCCTAGCACTTTAAATCTTAAAGAAAAAGTTGTATTTATAAACAGAGTTGCTAAGGTTGTTAAAGGTGGTAGAAACTTTAGATTTAGTGCCCTTGTAGTTGTTGGTGACGAGAACGGACACGTAGGTGTGGGAACTGGTAAATCTATAGAAATACCTGAAGCAATCAGAAAAGGCATCGAAGATGCTAAAAAGAATTTAGTAGAAGTTGCAATAGTTGGTACAACAGTACCACATGATATACAAGGTGAATTTGGTACTGGAAGAGTACTTATAATGACAGCATCAGAAGGTACAGGAGTTATAGCAGGAGGTCCTGCTAGAGCGGTACTTGAACTTGCTGGATTAAAGGATGTTAGAGCAAAATCTTTAGGATCTAACAATCCAAGAAATATGGTTAATGCCACTATAAACGGTTTATCAAGATTAAGAACAGTAGAACATGTTGCTAATCTTAGAGGTAAATCTGTTGAAGAAATTTTAGGTTAG
- the rpmD gene encoding 50S ribosomal protein L30 — protein MAKLKITLTKSLIGRKKDHIATVNALGLKKIGKIVEHEDTPQIKGMINKVSYLLKVEEA, from the coding sequence TTGGCTAAACTTAAAATAACTTTAACTAAGAGCTTAATTGGAAGAAAAAAAGATCATATAGCTACTGTTAATGCTCTTGGATTAAAGAAAATAGGAAAAATTGTAGAACATGAGGATACTCCTCAAATTAAAGGTATGATAAATAAAGTTAGCTATCTTTTAAAGGTAGAAGAAGCATAA
- the rplO gene encoding 50S ribosomal protein L15, producing MKLHELKPAAGSRKAPKRVGRGTGSGLGRNAGKGEKGQKARSGGGVRLGFEGGQMPLFRRLPKRGFTNIFAKEFSTINVDRLNIFEDGTEVTPELLLSKGMIRKAKNGVKILGNGDLQKKLTVKAAKFSQVAIEKIEALGGKVEVI from the coding sequence ATGAAACTTCATGAATTAAAACCAGCAGCAGGATCAAGAAAAGCTCCTAAAAGAGTAGGAAGAGGTACTGGTTCAGGTTTAGGAAGAAATGCTGGTAAAGGTGAAAAAGGACAAAAAGCTAGATCTGGCGGTGGAGTTAGATTAGGTTTTGAAGGCGGACAAATGCCTTTATTCAGAAGACTTCCTAAAAGAGGATTTACAAATATATTTGCAAAAGAATTTTCAACTATAAATGTTGATAGATTAAACATATTTGAAGATGGCACTGAAGTTACACCAGAATTACTATTATCAAAAGGAATGATAAGAAAAGCAAAGAATGGTGTTAAGATACTTGGAAATGGCGATTTACAGAAAAAATTAACTGTAAAAGCTGCTAAATTCTCACAAGTAGCTATAGAAAAGATAGAGGCACTTGGAGGAAAAGTTGAGGTGATATAG
- the secY gene encoding preprotein translocase subunit SecY → MLSTLRNAWKVPELRKRLLFTVLMIAIFRMGNFIPVPGIDTTKLTDLTKGGSLFGFYDLIAGGAFSRFSIFALGVVPFINSSIIMQLLQIAVPALEQLSKEGDDGRKKIQQYTRYAAVPLAAIQAISTYIIIARANALHDPSNKLNAFLIILTLTTASTFLIWLGDRITDSGIGNGISLLIFVNIISRFPTTLNQIFGLQKMEQVDFIELIALVVVAFAMFVSVVIMTLSERRIPIQYAGKTSGGKLYKGQSTHIPINVNGSAVIGIIFAISVMQFPMTIGQFWPNSAFYKFVTTGKFSIFVDGSWQYALTYFLLTIFFTWFYTEVTLKPEEMSENMHKSSGFIPGIRPGEPTTEHIEKVLAKVSILGGAFAGIIAVVPMIAQSHTNFKGIYFGATGLLIIVNVAIETIKQIESQLVMRHYQGFLR, encoded by the coding sequence ATGTTATCAACCTTGCGTAATGCCTGGAAAGTTCCGGAGTTAAGAAAAAGATTATTGTTTACAGTATTAATGATAGCAATTTTCAGGATGGGAAATTTTATTCCTGTTCCTGGAATTGATACTACAAAGCTTACTGATTTAACTAAAGGTGGATCACTATTCGGATTTTATGATTTGATAGCAGGTGGTGCATTCAGTAGATTTAGTATATTTGCTCTTGGTGTTGTACCATTCATCAACTCTTCTATCATAATGCAGTTATTACAAATTGCAGTTCCTGCATTAGAACAGCTTTCTAAAGAAGGAGACGATGGTAGAAAGAAGATACAGCAATATACAAGATATGCTGCAGTGCCTTTGGCAGCTATTCAAGCTATTAGTACATATATTATAATAGCTAGAGCTAATGCACTTCATGATCCAAGTAATAAGCTTAATGCATTTTTGATAATACTCACTTTAACTACAGCTTCAACGTTTTTGATTTGGCTTGGTGATAGAATTACTGACAGTGGAATTGGAAATGGTATTTCTCTTTTAATATTTGTAAATATTATTTCTAGATTTCCAACTACACTTAACCAAATCTTTGGACTTCAAAAAATGGAGCAAGTTGATTTTATTGAACTTATAGCATTGGTTGTAGTAGCGTTTGCGATGTTTGTATCTGTAGTAATTATGACTTTATCAGAAAGAAGAATTCCTATACAATATGCAGGAAAAACGTCAGGTGGAAAACTTTATAAAGGTCAATCCACTCACATTCCGATTAATGTAAATGGATCAGCAGTTATTGGAATAATCTTTGCAATATCTGTTATGCAGTTTCCAATGACGATAGGTCAATTTTGGCCAAATTCAGCTTTTTATAAATTTGTAACTACAGGTAAGTTTAGTATATTTGTAGATGGCAGTTGGCAATATGCATTAACGTATTTCTTATTGACAATATTCTTTACTTGGTTTTATACAGAAGTTACTTTAAAACCTGAAGAAATGTCGGAAAACATGCATAAATCATCAGGATTTATACCAGGAATAAGACCGGGAGAACCTACAACTGAACACATAGAAAAAGTTCTTGCTAAAGTTTCAATACTTGGTGGAGCTTTTGCTGGAATAATAGCAGTAGTACCAATGATAGCACAATCTCACACTAATTTTAAAGGTATATATTTTGGTGCCACTGGGTTACTAATAATTGTAAATGTTGCTATTGAAACTATAAAACAAATAGAATCGCAGTTAGTAATGCGTCATTATCAAGGGTTCTTAAGGTAA
- a CDS encoding adenylate kinase, translating into MKIILLGPPGAGKGTQAKLISEKFSIPHISTGDIFRKNISEKTPLGIEAKTYMDNGKLVPDEVTIGIVNDRLMEEDCKNGFLLDGFPRTVKQAEALDSFLNDNEQKINTALLIDVPKEFILERMTGRRVCSKCGASYHIKFNPSKVEGKCDACDGALIQRKDDTEATVKERLDVYDRQTQPLIQYYKDQNILSAVEGTGEITKVFDKICNVLGAVGK; encoded by the coding sequence GTGAAAATAATTTTATTAGGTCCTCCAGGAGCTGGAAAGGGAACTCAGGCTAAATTAATTAGTGAAAAATTTTCAATACCTCATATATCTACAGGAGATATTTTCAGAAAGAATATTTCAGAAAAAACTCCTCTTGGAATTGAGGCTAAGACATATATGGATAATGGAAAGCTAGTTCCGGATGAAGTTACTATAGGAATAGTAAATGATAGGCTGATGGAAGAGGATTGTAAAAATGGCTTTTTATTAGATGGGTTTCCAAGGACAGTTAAACAGGCTGAAGCTTTAGATTCATTTTTGAATGATAATGAACAAAAAATTAATACTGCATTACTTATAGATGTTCCAAAGGAATTTATCTTAGAAAGAATGACGGGAAGAAGAGTTTGTTCAAAGTGCGGAGCTAGTTATCATATAAAGTTTAATCCTTCTAAAGTTGAGGGAAAATGTGATGCTTGCGATGGTGCTTTAATACAAAGAAAAGATGATACTGAAGCAACAGTTAAAGAAAGATTAGATGTATATGATAGGCAGACTCAGCCACTTATTCAATACTATAAAGATCAAAATATACTCTCTGCAGTAGAAGGAACAGGAGAAATAACAAAAGTTTTTGATAAAATTTGCAATGTTCTAGGAGCTGTTGGTAAATGA
- the map gene encoding type I methionyl aminopeptidase: MIIIKTDTEIEYMRQAGKVVANTLLKLEEVVKPGITTAELDRIAEEYITKQGGKPSFKGYCGFPGSICTSVNKEVVHGIPNKGVVLQEGDIISVDCGAILNGYQGDAARTFAVGKISEEAKKLIEVTKESFFKGVEKAIVGNRLTDISASIQTYAESFGYSIVREYVGHGIGKDMHEDPEVPNYGRPGRGPKLTRGIVLAIEPMVNAGKYRVETQPNNWTVVTMDGSLSAHYENTVAILDDGPEILTLI, encoded by the coding sequence ATGATAATAATTAAGACAGACACTGAGATTGAGTATATGAGGCAAGCAGGTAAAGTTGTTGCAAATACCCTGTTAAAGCTTGAAGAGGTAGTAAAGCCTGGTATAACGACTGCAGAATTGGATAGAATTGCAGAAGAATATATTACAAAACAAGGTGGAAAGCCATCCTTTAAAGGATATTGTGGTTTTCCAGGTTCGATATGTACTTCAGTTAATAAAGAAGTAGTTCATGGTATCCCTAACAAGGGTGTAGTTTTGCAAGAAGGTGATATAATAAGCGTTGATTGTGGAGCTATACTAAATGGATATCAAGGGGATGCAGCAAGAACTTTTGCTGTAGGTAAAATCTCTGAAGAAGCTAAAAAGTTAATTGAAGTAACAAAAGAGAGTTTTTTCAAAGGTGTTGAAAAAGCTATTGTTGGTAATAGATTAACTGATATTTCTGCATCTATTCAAACTTATGCTGAAAGCTTTGGGTATTCTATAGTAAGAGAATATGTAGGTCATGGTATAGGCAAAGATATGCATGAAGATCCTGAAGTACCTAACTATGGAAGACCTGGTAGAGGTCCGAAATTAACTCGGGGTATTGTGCTAGCCATAGAACCTATGGTAAATGCAGGTAAATACCGTGTAGAAACACAACCTAATAATTGGACTGTTGTGACAATGGATGGAAGCCTATCAGCTCATTATGAAAATACTGTTGCTATTTTAGATGATGGTCCTGAGATACTGACCTTAATTTAA
- a CDS encoding KOW domain-containing RNA-binding protein, whose amino-acid sequence MLLDSNSCIGKIVCSKAGRDKGKFFIILSVLDDKYVYICDGDLRTVERPKKKKVKHLNFTNSVAEEIRNLLISNERINSATIRKILQSYDNNKEV is encoded by the coding sequence ATGTTGTTAGACAGTAATAGCTGTATAGGAAAGATAGTTTGTTCAAAAGCAGGAAGGGATAAAGGTAAATTCTTTATAATACTAAGTGTGCTGGATGATAAATATGTTTATATTTGTGATGGAGACCTTAGAACTGTAGAAAGACCAAAAAAGAAAAAAGTGAAGCATTTAAACTTTACTAATTCTGTAGCTGAAGAAATAAGAAACCTATTAATATCAAATGAAAGAATTAATAGTGCGACAATAAGAAAAATTTTGCAGTCTTACGACAATAATAAGGAGGTTTGA
- the infA gene encoding translation initiation factor IF-1, producing MSKDDVIEMQGTVLEALPNAMFEVELESGHKILAHISGKLRMNFIRILPGDKVTVELSPYDLSRGRITWRAK from the coding sequence ATGTCAAAAGATGATGTTATAGAAATGCAGGGTACTGTTTTAGAAGCGTTACCTAATGCAATGTTTGAAGTAGAATTGGAAAGCGGACATAAAATATTGGCACATATATCAGGAAAATTAAGAATGAATTTTATAAGAATTCTTCCAGGTGATAAAGTTACAGTAGAGCTTTCTCCATATGATTTAAGTCGTGGAAGAATAACCTGGAGAGCAAAGTAA
- the rpmJ gene encoding 50S ribosomal protein L36 — protein sequence MKVRPSVKPMCEKCKVIKRKGRVMVICENPKHKQKQG from the coding sequence ATGAAAGTAAGACCATCAGTTAAGCCTATGTGTGAAAAATGCAAAGTTATAAAAAGAAAAGGAAGAGTAATGGTTATCTGTGAAAATCCTAAACATAAACAAAAACAAGGCTAA
- the rpsM gene encoding 30S ribosomal protein S13, which produces MARIAGVDLPKEKRVEIGLTYIYGIGLPTSHKILSETGVNPDIRVKDLTEEEVNALRDYVNKNVKVEGDLRREIALNIKRLIEIGCYRGIRHRRGLPVRGQKTKTNARTRKGPKKMIGAKKKK; this is translated from the coding sequence ATGGCAAGAATAGCAGGTGTTGACCTACCAAAGGAAAAAAGAGTAGAAATAGGTCTAACTTATATATATGGCATAGGATTACCAACTTCTCATAAAATCCTTAGTGAAACAGGAGTAAATCCAGATATTAGAGTTAAGGATTTAACTGAAGAAGAAGTTAATGCATTAAGAGACTATGTTAATAAGAACGTAAAAGTTGAAGGTGACTTAAGAAGAGAAATTGCTCTTAACATAAAGAGATTAATTGAAATTGGATGTTACAGAGGAATAAGACATAGAAGAGGTCTTCCAGTAAGAGGACAAAAGACAAAAACAAATGCAAGAACAAGAAAAGGTCCTAAGAAAATGATAGGAGCTAAGAAAAAGAAATAA
- the rpsK gene encoding 30S ribosomal protein S11 yields the protein MAAGSKNKKTRRRKERKNVEHGCAHIKSTFNNSIVTITDAVGNALSWASAGGLGFRGSRKSTPFAAQMAAETSAKAAMEHGLKSVEVYVKGPGAGREAAIRSLQAAGLEVTLIKDVTPIPHNGCRPPKRRRV from the coding sequence ATGGCAGCTGGATCAAAAAATAAAAAGACAAGAAGAAGAAAAGAAAGAAAAAATGTTGAGCATGGCTGTGCACATATAAAATCAACTTTTAATAATTCAATAGTAACTATAACTGATGCTGTAGGAAATGCATTATCATGGGCTAGTGCAGGTGGATTAGGATTTAGAGGATCAAGAAAAAGCACTCCATTTGCTGCCCAGATGGCCGCTGAAACATCAGCAAAGGCAGCTATGGAACATGGATTAAAGAGTGTTGAAGTGTACGTTAAGGGACCAGGAGCAGGTAGAGAAGCTGCAATAAGATCACTACAAGCTGCTGGATTAGAAGTTACATTAATTAAAGATGTTACTCCAATACCACATAACGGATGCAGACCACCAAAAAGAAGAAGAGTTTAG
- the rpsD gene encoding 30S ribosomal protein S4, with protein MARYTGAVCRLCRREGLKLFLKGDRCFTDKCAVSRRGYAPGQHGQSRKKVSNYGLQLREKQKARRIYGILEGQFRTYYEKAERKRGISGENLLKLLEMRLDNVVYKFGYGNSRAEARQLVTHGHFLVNGKKVDIASYQVLAGDVITVSEKSRSTEKFKTFAENPKTLPAWLEGNPENFEGKIVREPSREDIDVPVNETLIVEYYSK; from the coding sequence ATGGCAAGATATACTGGAGCAGTATGCAGATTATGTAGAAGAGAAGGATTGAAATTATTCCTTAAAGGTGATAGATGCTTTACAGATAAATGTGCAGTTTCAAGAAGAGGTTATGCACCTGGACAGCACGGACAAAGTAGAAAGAAAGTTTCTAACTACGGATTACAGTTAAGAGAAAAACAAAAGGCTAGAAGAATATACGGAATACTAGAAGGACAGTTCAGAACATACTATGAAAAGGCTGAAAGAAAAAGAGGTATATCAGGTGAGAACTTGTTAAAACTTCTTGAAATGAGACTTGATAACGTAGTTTATAAATTTGGTTACGGAAATTCAAGAGCTGAAGCTAGACAATTAGTAACACACGGACACTTCTTAGTAAATGGTAAGAAAGTAGATATTGCTTCTTATCAAGTTTTAGCTGGAGATGTTATAACTGTAAGCGAAAAGAGTAGATCAACAGAAAAGTTTAAGACTTTTGCTGAAAATCCAAAGACTTTACCAGCTTGGTTAGAGGGAAATCCAGAAAACTTTGAAGGAAAAATTGTTAGAGAACCTTCAAGAGAAGATATAGATGTTCCTGTTAACGAAACATTAATAGTAGAATACTATAGTAAATAA
- a CDS encoding DNA-directed RNA polymerase subunit alpha: MLEIEKPKIECVEVNEDGSYGKFVVEPLERGYGITLGNALRRILLSSLPGVAANHIKIDGVLHEFSTVRGVKEDVAELVLNIKCLALKMNGDGPKTIYIDAQGPGEVVAGDIKTDGDIEIINKDLHIATLDDDGKLYMEIQVNTGRGYVSQTKNKSEDMPIGTIAVDSIYTPIKRVNFVVENTRVGQITDYDKLSLEVWTNGTIMPEEAISLSAKILIEHFKLFMTLTDHANNVEIMVEKEEDKKEKVLEMTIEELDLSVRSYNCLKRAGINTVQELTERTMDDMMKVRNLGKKSLEEVEQKLEALGLSLKQSEE; this comes from the coding sequence ATGTTAGAGATAGAAAAGCCTAAAATAGAATGTGTTGAAGTTAATGAAGATGGTTCCTATGGTAAATTTGTAGTAGAACCATTAGAAAGAGGTTATGGTATCACTCTTGGTAATGCATTAAGAAGAATTCTTCTTTCTTCTTTGCCAGGAGTTGCTGCTAACCATATAAAAATAGATGGTGTACTTCACGAATTTTCAACTGTTCGTGGAGTAAAAGAAGATGTTGCTGAATTAGTATTAAACATAAAATGTCTAGCTTTAAAGATGAATGGTGATGGTCCTAAGACTATATATATAGATGCTCAAGGACCAGGAGAAGTTGTTGCAGGAGACATAAAAACCGATGGTGATATAGAAATAATTAATAAGGATTTGCATATAGCAACTCTTGATGATGATGGCAAGTTATATATGGAAATTCAAGTTAATACAGGTAGAGGATATGTTTCTCAAACAAAGAATAAATCTGAAGATATGCCTATAGGAACTATTGCTGTAGATTCAATTTATACTCCTATTAAAAGAGTTAACTTTGTGGTAGAAAATACAAGAGTTGGTCAAATTACTGACTATGATAAGTTATCTCTAGAAGTATGGACTAATGGTACTATAATGCCAGAAGAAGCTATAAGCTTATCAGCTAAAATTCTTATAGAGCACTTTAAGTTATTCATGACGTTAACTGATCATGCAAACAACGTTGAAATAATGGTTGAAAAAGAAGAAGATAAGAAAGAAAAAGTTCTTGAAATGACTATAGAAGAGCTAGATCTTTCAGTTAGAAGTTATAATTGTTTAAAGAGAGCAGGAATAAATACTGTTCAAGAGCTAACAGAAAGAACAATGGATGATATGATGAAGGTTAGAAACTTAGGTAAGAAATCTTTAGAAGAAGTAGAGCAAAAGCTTGAAGCTTTAGGATTGTCTTTAAAACAAAGTGAAGAATAA
- the rplQ gene encoding 50S ribosomal protein L17: MALQRKLGRPTDQRRAMLRNLVTSFLKHGKIETTETRAKETKNLAEKMITLAKRGDLHARRQVLSFVTEEEVVKNLFDKVAPKYAERNGGYTRIYKVGPRRGDGAEVVILELV, translated from the coding sequence ATGGCATTACAACGTAAATTAGGTCGTCCAACTGACCAAAGAAGAGCAATGCTTAGAAATCTTGTTACTAGTTTTTTAAAGCATGGAAAAATAGAAACAACAGAAACTAGAGCAAAAGAAACAAAAAATTTGGCGGAAAAAATGATTACTCTTGCAAAAAGAGGAGATCTTCATGCTAGAAGACAAGTACTTTCATTTGTAACAGAAGAGGAAGTAGTTAAGAATTTATTTGATAAAGTAGCTCCTAAATATGCTGAAAGAAACGGTGGATATACTAGAATATATAAAGTAGGTCCAAGAAGAGGCGATGGAGCTGAAGTAGTTATACTAGAGTTAGTATAA
- a CDS encoding energy-coupling factor transporter ATPase, producing MESKMIECKNVIYKYENADKNGTKLAIDDASLEVKKGEFLVILGRNGSGKSTIAKHMNALLIPTDGKVYVSGLDTCDEKNVWNIRNKAGMVFQNPDNQIVATIVEEDVAFGPENLGVDPAEIRNRVDECLKRVNMYDYRKHAPHLLSGGQKQRVAIAGVLAMMPECIIFDESTAMLDPSGRKEVMKTIKEVNSKYGITIILITHYMEEAVKADRIIVMDEGKIIMEGTPKNIFSQVQEMKNIGLDVPQMTELSYELQRSGINIRKDILTIDEMVDELCQLK from the coding sequence ATGGAAAGTAAAATGATAGAATGCAAAAATGTTATTTATAAATATGAAAACGCTGATAAAAATGGAACAAAGTTGGCTATTGATGATGCTAGTCTTGAGGTAAAAAAGGGAGAGTTTCTAGTTATTCTAGGAAGAAATGGTTCTGGAAAATCAACTATAGCAAAACATATGAATGCATTGTTAATTCCTACTGACGGAAAAGTATATGTAAGTGGATTGGATACATGTGATGAAAAGAATGTTTGGAATATAAGAAATAAAGCAGGTATGGTTTTTCAAAATCCAGACAATCAAATAGTTGCAACTATCGTAGAGGAAGATGTTGCTTTTGGTCCGGAGAATTTAGGTGTTGATCCAGCAGAAATAAGAAATAGAGTAGATGAATGCTTAAAAAGAGTAAATATGTATGACTATAGAAAACATGCACCTCATTTATTGTCAGGAGGTCAAAAGCAAAGAGTAGCTATAGCTGGAGTATTAGCAATGATGCCTGAGTGTATAATATTTGATGAATCCACAGCAATGTTAGATCCATCAGGAAGAAAAGAAGTAATGAAAACTATAAAAGAAGTGAATAGTAAATATGGTATAACCATAATACTGATTACTCACTATATGGAAGAAGCAGTGAAAGCTGATAGAATAATAGTTATGGATGAAGGCAAAATTATTATGGAAGGTACTCCAAAAAATATTTTTAGTCAAGTTCAAGAAATGAAAAATATAGGACTTGATGTACCTCAAATGACAGAATTAAGCTATGAACTGCAACGAAGTGGCATAAATATAAGAAAAGATATATTAACTATAGATGAGATGGTGGATGAATTATGTCAATTAAAATAG
- a CDS encoding energy-coupling factor transporter ATPase, producing the protein MSIKIENLTHIYMKGSPFEKKALDNVNITIDEGEFVALIGHTGSGKSTLIQHINGLLKPSSGKIVIDDVDITEKKINLNFIRKKVGLVFQYPEYQLFEETIEKDIAFGPKNLGLSDDHINSRVKRAMNMVGLDYENYKDKSPFELSGGQKRRVAIAGVVAMEPKILILDEPTAGLDPKGRDDILGKIKDLHREYKMTIILVSHSMEDVAKLADRILVMHKGKAILDGAPSQVFKEIDTLESVGLAVPQVTYLVRALKEKGIDISSDVFTIQQAKEEILRILKKC; encoded by the coding sequence ATGTCAATTAAAATAGAAAATTTAACTCATATATATATGAAAGGATCTCCTTTCGAAAAAAAAGCACTAGACAATGTTAATATTACTATTGATGAGGGAGAGTTTGTTGCTTTAATTGGTCATACTGGTTCAGGAAAGTCTACGCTTATTCAACATATTAATGGTTTGTTAAAACCAAGTTCGGGTAAAATAGTAATAGATGATGTTGATATTACTGAAAAAAAAATTAATTTAAATTTTATAAGAAAAAAAGTAGGTCTTGTATTTCAGTATCCTGAATATCAACTTTTTGAAGAAACTATAGAAAAAGACATTGCTTTTGGTCCTAAAAATCTAGGCCTAAGTGATGATCACATAAATAGTAGGGTAAAAAGGGCTATGAATATGGTTGGTTTAGATTATGAAAATTATAAAGACAAGTCTCCTTTTGAATTAAGTGGAGGTCAAAAAAGGAGAGTTGCCATAGCAGGTGTAGTGGCTATGGAACCTAAGATTTTAATATTGGATGAGCCAACTGCAGGTCTTGATCCTAAGGGAAGAGACGATATTTTAGGTAAAATAAAGGATTTACATAGGGAATATAAAATGACCATTATACTTGTCTCGCACAGCATGGAAGATGTAGCAAAGCTTGCTGATAGGATATTGGTTATGCATAAAGGAAAAGCTATACTTGATGGAGCTCCATCACAAGTATTTAAAGAAATAGATACATTAGAAAGTGTTGGGCTTGCAGTACCACAAGTTACTTATCTTGTAAGGGCACTGAAGGAAAAGGGAATAGATATATCTAGTGATGTTTTTACTATACAGCAGGCCAAAGAGGAAATATTAAGGATACTAAAAAAATGTTAG